A single uncultured Methanolobus sp. DNA region contains:
- a CDS encoding TrlF family AAA-like ATPase: MLDYSRGSEWRRWDLHIHTPGTLKNDQFQGSNLDEKWNRYYGDINNYIEEGNCRQDIAVIGVTDYISIDNFKKIKSDDRLPDSIKLIIPNVEMRISPITGSGIPINIHCLFNPDIVNELENRFFAKLKFDYGDTNYSAARSELIRFGRDFEGNPTLDENVSIKKAKEQYVISFKSLKSIFDEDVDLRNQTIIVVSNKSNDGASGCTNHSDFFINLEGGSRRSQLEASRQSIYKLSDAIFSSNNNDRQYFIGNGPDTKEKVISKCGSLKPCLHGCDAHSNDKIFNPDMNRYCWIKADPTFQGLKQAIHEPEDRFFIGEMPDVLVRVNGDKTRYIKNVYLSTCDEIEVPDQIWFKDLEIPLSKELTVIIGNKGSGKSAIADIIGLCADAQHQDHFLFLHKNKFKKRGFAERFCANMQFESGIRTTARKLDYNIIGTDESKVQYLPQNYFETVCNEITEATSFRNEIENVVFQYVPVEETLNSKSFKELIELKTSSVEKEIISIISKITLLNRDIIDMEDKSNSSYIKSIESKLLSIKEELEVHEVNKPLNPQKEDSESNSDDNENVQQSPELKEWTDKLEKAKLDIENYENELSSINLSIEKLINFKRDINTFYQDATDFIESKADICREFGFTLNEIISISKNVSIISIAIKEYEVDKIMIKSILGTTEIDDLLVYDDLPLRAKKIKCETEIKAIQTSLNKAEQEYQKYLLDLKKWDERKEALIGNSNLPNSIKFYEAELHYIVNNLSSELHAKRQERLRLSSLIHSKKAEIKDFFDQIGENISVKLKDCEVQNLTIQSSLVLSSDFNDEFLNFISKNKSGSFYGTEDGLKILKEYIANIDWNLQDSSMSFLEWVVDSLENDKRNGVTEKDRHRFIGDQVKNRESFYDFIFSLKYLKPIYELQKDGKNIEALSPGEKGAMLLVFYLVLDKSTVPLVIDQPEDNLDNNSVTKILVPFIKQAKKRRQIIMITHNPNLAVVADAEQVIHVDINKEEGNCFSFVSGSIENPLINKSIVDVLEGTMPAFNTRKSKYHEEK; the protein is encoded by the coding sequence ATGTTAGATTATTCTCGTGGTTCTGAATGGCGCAGGTGGGATTTGCATATTCATACTCCAGGTACATTAAAAAATGATCAATTTCAAGGTAGCAATCTTGACGAAAAATGGAATCGGTACTATGGGGATATTAATAATTATATCGAAGAAGGAAATTGTAGGCAAGACATTGCTGTTATTGGTGTAACAGATTATATTTCAATAGATAATTTCAAAAAAATAAAGTCTGATGATAGACTTCCTGACTCAATTAAGTTAATTATACCTAATGTCGAAATGCGAATATCTCCTATAACTGGTTCTGGAATACCAATTAATATTCATTGTTTGTTTAATCCAGATATTGTTAATGAATTAGAAAATCGTTTTTTTGCAAAACTCAAGTTTGATTATGGAGATACTAATTATTCAGCTGCTAGAAGTGAATTAATTAGGTTTGGAAGAGATTTTGAAGGTAATCCTACTCTTGATGAAAATGTTTCTATCAAAAAAGCAAAAGAACAATATGTAATTTCATTTAAAAGTCTAAAATCTATATTTGATGAAGATGTAGATTTACGTAATCAGACCATAATTGTTGTTTCAAATAAATCAAATGATGGAGCAAGTGGATGTACAAATCATTCTGATTTTTTTATAAATCTTGAGGGTGGTTCACGTCGTAGCCAATTAGAAGCATCTAGACAATCGATTTATAAGCTATCAGATGCGATTTTTTCCTCAAACAATAATGATAGGCAATATTTTATAGGCAATGGTCCTGATACAAAAGAAAAAGTAATTTCAAAGTGTGGCTCTTTAAAGCCTTGTTTACATGGTTGTGATGCTCACTCAAATGATAAGATATTTAATCCTGACATGAATCGTTATTGTTGGATTAAGGCTGACCCTACTTTCCAAGGACTAAAGCAAGCTATCCATGAACCAGAAGATCGTTTTTTCATAGGTGAAATGCCAGATGTGTTGGTTCGTGTAAATGGCGATAAAACTCGTTATATCAAGAATGTATATTTATCTACTTGTGATGAAATTGAAGTGCCTGATCAAATATGGTTCAAAGATTTAGAAATTCCTCTTAGTAAAGAATTAACGGTTATAATTGGAAACAAAGGAAGTGGAAAAAGTGCTATTGCAGATATAATTGGTTTATGCGCTGATGCTCAGCACCAGGACCATTTTCTATTTTTACATAAAAACAAGTTCAAAAAAAGAGGTTTTGCAGAGAGGTTTTGTGCAAATATGCAGTTTGAAAGTGGTATTCGTACAACTGCTCGAAAACTTGACTATAATATTATAGGTACAGACGAATCAAAAGTACAGTATCTTCCACAAAACTATTTTGAAACAGTTTGCAATGAGATTACTGAAGCTACTTCTTTTAGAAACGAAATTGAAAATGTAGTTTTTCAGTATGTTCCAGTAGAGGAAACCCTTAATTCTAAATCATTCAAAGAGTTAATTGAATTAAAAACATCTAGTGTAGAAAAAGAAATCATCTCTATTATTTCTAAAATAACATTGTTAAATAGAGATATTATAGATATGGAAGATAAAAGTAATTCTTCTTACATTAAGAGTATAGAAAGTAAACTATTGTCTATTAAAGAAGAATTGGAAGTACATGAGGTAAATAAACCATTAAATCCACAAAAAGAAGATTCAGAATCTAATTCAGATGATAATGAAAATGTCCAGCAATCACCTGAGTTAAAAGAATGGACTGATAAACTTGAAAAAGCCAAACTTGATATAGAAAACTATGAAAATGAATTATCTTCAATTAATTTGTCTATTGAGAAATTGATAAACTTTAAACGAGATATAAATACTTTTTATCAGGACGCCACAGACTTTATAGAATCAAAAGCAGATATATGTAGGGAATTTGGTTTCACCTTGAATGAAATTATTTCTATCTCTAAAAATGTATCTATCATTAGTATTGCTATTAAGGAATATGAAGTAGATAAAATAATGATAAAGTCTATTTTAGGTACCACTGAAATCGATGACTTATTAGTATATGATGACTTGCCTTTAAGAGCAAAAAAAATAAAATGTGAAACTGAAATTAAGGCAATTCAAACATCGTTGAATAAAGCTGAACAGGAGTATCAAAAGTACTTATTAGATTTAAAAAAGTGGGACGAAAGGAAGGAAGCTCTTATAGGTAACTCTAATTTGCCAAACAGCATTAAGTTCTATGAAGCAGAACTACATTATATTGTCAATAATCTTTCATCAGAGTTACATGCTAAAAGGCAAGAAAGACTTAGGTTGAGTTCTTTAATTCATTCAAAAAAAGCAGAAATTAAAGATTTCTTTGATCAAATTGGCGAAAATATTTCTGTCAAATTAAAAGACTGTGAAGTTCAAAATCTAACTATTCAAAGTTCATTAGTTTTATCTTCCGATTTCAATGATGAGTTTCTAAATTTTATCTCTAAAAATAAATCTGGTTCATTTTATGGCACTGAAGATGGACTGAAAATTCTAAAAGAGTATATAGCTAATATTGATTGGAATTTGCAAGATTCATCAATGTCATTCTTAGAATGGGTAGTTGATTCTCTTGAGAATGACAAAAGAAATGGAGTCACGGAAAAAGATAGACATCGATTTATTGGAGACCAAGTTAAAAATAGAGAATCTTTTTATGACTTTATTTTTTCTCTAAAATATCTGAAACCTATCTATGAACTTCAAAAAGATGGTAAAAACATTGAGGCTTTGTCCCCGGGTGAAAAGGGAGCAATGCTATTAGTTTTCTACCTTGTTTTAGATAAAAGCACGGTTCCATTAGTTATTGATCAACCAGAAGACAACTTAGACAATAACAGTGTCACAAAGATACTTGTTCCTTTTATTAAGCAAGCCAAAAAAAGAAGACAAATTATAATGATTACCCATAATCCGAATTTAGCTGTTGTTGCGGACGCAGAACAAGTTATTCATGTAGATATAAATAAGGAAGAAGGAAATTGTTTTTCATTTGTATCTGGTAGCATTGAAAATCCTCTCATTAACAAGTCTATTGTAGATGTATTAGAGGGAACAATGCCAGCGTTTAATACTCGAAAGAGCAAGTACCATGAAGAAAAATAG
- the uvrA gene encoding excinuclease ABC subunit UvrA translates to MSLSSIRIKGAKEHNLKNIDLTLPRDKLIVITGLSGSGKSSLAFDTIYAEGQRRYVESLSAYARQFLGLMEKPDVEYIEGLSPAISIEQKTTSKNPRSTVGTVTEIYDYLRLLFARIGIRHCPECGRIIETQSVDQIVDSIMNLREGTKTHVLAPLVRERKGEYKKLLTDLRSEGFTRVRVDGEIHSLDDAENIDLGRYFKHNIDIVVDRLAIKKGIEERLSDSVETALEKSGGTLTVQVLDGEELTFSEKLACPECGIGFEEMEPAAFSFNSPQGACPECHGLGTSMEFDPDLIVPDKSLSLNEGAVEPWYSKKSDGYYMQSLQSLADHLGFSMNVPFEELDPEIQHIIFYGSEELIPFVHVGRNGGMWKHKGRFKGVIANLSKIYEGTESENSKERMSRYISTKPCLTCHGRRLKPVTLAVTIDGRNIIDATEMSVEEALEFFKELEPKLNEREYTIARLILKEIKARLGFLVDVGLDYLTLSRSSATLSGGEAQRIRLATQIGSSLMGVLYILDEPSIGLHQRDNLRLITTLKHLRDIGNTVLVVEHDEETICNSDYVVDMGPGAGIHGGEIVAEGTPKEIMKNKASTTGKYLSGKLKIEIPETRREPTGTMILHGASQNNLKNVDVEFPLGVLVCVTGVSGSGKSTLINETLNKVLAKQLNKARDIPGKYSSIEGLENVDKVITIDQSPIGRTPRSNPATYTNLFTPIRELFAQTKMARARGYKAGRFSFNVRGGRCEACSGDGIITIEMHFLPDVYVPCEVCHGKRYNRETLEVTYKDKNIAEVLDMTVEEAFEFFENVPTISRKLETLNDVGLGYIKLGQSSTTLSGGEAQRVKLATELSKRSTGKTVFILDEPTTGLHFDDVKKLLEVLQRLVEAGNTVIVIEHNLDVIKTADWLIDLGPEGGDRGGEIIAQGTPEEVSKNNISYTGQFLKKMLE, encoded by the coding sequence ATGTCATTGAGCAGCATCAGGATAAAGGGTGCCAAGGAGCACAATCTTAAGAATATTGACCTAACCCTGCCGCGTGATAAGCTCATCGTTATCACAGGGCTTAGTGGTTCAGGTAAATCATCGCTTGCTTTTGATACTATTTACGCTGAGGGACAGCGCAGGTATGTTGAATCTCTTTCAGCATACGCAAGGCAGTTCCTCGGGCTTATGGAAAAACCGGATGTGGAGTATATTGAAGGACTCTCACCTGCAATTTCCATCGAGCAGAAGACCACAAGTAAAAATCCACGCTCCACCGTGGGAACTGTTACTGAAATTTATGACTACCTGAGACTGCTCTTTGCCCGTATAGGCATAAGACATTGTCCTGAATGTGGTCGCATAATTGAAACTCAGAGCGTCGATCAGATAGTTGACAGCATAATGAACCTGCGTGAGGGTACAAAAACTCATGTGCTTGCTCCGCTGGTGAGAGAGAGAAAAGGGGAGTATAAGAAACTCCTGACCGACCTGCGCAGCGAAGGTTTCACACGTGTACGTGTGGATGGTGAGATACACTCACTTGACGATGCTGAGAATATTGACCTCGGGCGCTACTTCAAACATAATATTGATATCGTTGTTGACAGGCTTGCCATCAAGAAAGGGATCGAAGAGAGACTTTCAGACTCCGTCGAGACAGCTCTGGAAAAGAGCGGAGGTACTCTGACAGTCCAGGTACTTGATGGGGAAGAGCTTACCTTCAGCGAAAAACTGGCATGTCCGGAATGTGGCATCGGTTTTGAGGAAATGGAACCTGCAGCATTCTCATTCAATAGTCCGCAGGGAGCTTGTCCTGAGTGTCACGGCCTTGGAACCTCAATGGAATTCGACCCTGACCTGATAGTTCCTGACAAATCACTCTCCCTGAACGAAGGTGCAGTGGAACCCTGGTACAGCAAAAAGTCCGATGGTTATTACATGCAGTCACTGCAATCCCTTGCAGATCATCTTGGATTCTCAATGAATGTACCCTTTGAGGAACTTGATCCAGAAATCCAGCATATTATATTCTATGGTAGCGAGGAGCTTATCCCGTTCGTCCATGTTGGAAGGAACGGCGGCATGTGGAAACACAAGGGACGCTTCAAAGGGGTTATTGCAAACCTGTCCAAGATCTACGAAGGCACTGAATCCGAGAACAGTAAGGAAAGGATGAGCAGGTACATCAGCACCAAGCCATGCCTTACATGTCATGGCAGAAGACTTAAGCCGGTCACACTTGCAGTAACCATCGATGGCAGGAATATTATTGATGCCACTGAAATGTCTGTGGAAGAGGCACTGGAATTCTTCAAGGAACTTGAACCAAAACTCAATGAAAGAGAATACACCATTGCTCGCCTTATACTAAAAGAGATCAAGGCAAGACTTGGATTCCTTGTTGACGTGGGACTTGATTATCTTACACTCAGTCGCTCTTCAGCCACACTTTCCGGTGGCGAAGCCCAGCGTATCAGGCTTGCAACCCAGATAGGTTCAAGTCTTATGGGCGTGCTCTACATCCTTGATGAACCGAGTATAGGCCTGCACCAGAGAGATAATCTCAGGCTTATAACCACCCTGAAGCATCTCAGGGACATCGGAAATACCGTTCTTGTAGTCGAACATGATGAGGAGACCATATGTAACTCTGACTATGTTGTTGATATGGGACCGGGAGCAGGAATCCACGGTGGTGAGATCGTGGCCGAGGGCACTCCTAAAGAGATCATGAAAAACAAGGCTTCCACCACAGGAAAATACCTGAGTGGAAAACTAAAGATAGAGATCCCTGAAACAAGAAGAGAACCTACAGGCACCATGATACTTCACGGAGCCAGCCAGAACAATCTTAAAAATGTGGATGTTGAATTCCCATTGGGAGTGCTTGTCTGTGTAACAGGAGTATCCGGCTCCGGAAAAAGTACGCTCATTAATGAAACACTTAACAAAGTGCTCGCAAAACAACTCAACAAAGCAAGGGATATTCCTGGAAAATACAGCTCTATCGAAGGACTGGAAAATGTTGACAAGGTAATAACCATAGACCAGTCACCTATCGGGCGTACACCCAGGTCAAATCCTGCAACCTATACCAATCTTTTTACTCCTATAAGAGAACTCTTTGCACAGACAAAGATGGCACGTGCAAGAGGTTACAAAGCTGGACGTTTTAGTTTCAACGTCCGTGGAGGACGCTGTGAAGCATGTTCCGGTGATGGCATAATCACAATTGAAATGCATTTCCTGCCGGATGTCTACGTTCCATGTGAAGTATGTCATGGAAAACGCTACAACAGGGAGACACTGGAAGTAACCTACAAGGACAAGAATATTGCCGAAGTCCTTGACATGACCGTGGAAGAGGCGTTTGAGTTCTTTGAGAATGTCCCGACCATAAGTCGTAAACTTGAGACTCTCAACGATGTAGGACTTGGCTACATAAAGCTTGGTCAGTCATCAACCACACTTTCAGGAGGAGAGGCCCAGAGAGTGAAACTTGCAACGGAACTTAGCAAGCGCTCCACAGGCAAGACTGTTTTTATCCTTGATGAACCTACAACCGGACTTCACTTTGATGACGTGAAAAAGCTCCTGGAGGTTCTGCAGAGACTGGTAGAAGCCGGAAATACAGTGATAGTCATTGAGCACAACCTTGATGTAATCAAAACTGCCGACTGGCTCATTGACCTTGGACCTGAAGGTGGTGACCGTGGCGGAGAGATCATCGCACAGGGAACACCTGAAGAAGTCTCAAAGAACAATATTTCCTATACCGGACAGTTCCTTAAGAAAATGCTGGAATGA
- a CDS encoding histidine kinase N-terminal 7TM domain-containing protein, with translation MYLNYYALPLLALAFILCIMLYQIRKYRDAFGTTSFSLLLVCSIIYSFFYALEISTINYDTALIYYKLQYTGVPFIPYFFLIFAINYTGKKRWLNTSTLIALIIIPFITMILVFTIGEHTFYYKELVMRHNGIFPALTFEPGVWHFVQQAYNFSCIIIGQILLLKMWLEVTPALRKQVSVVIIGVIVPFVSLIFYHFGIFPPGLDLMPYSLTFTSLLIYIGLTRYKLLDITPMARSALFEKLPDGVIVIDDMKRIVDCNSSAMKYLDIKSKDIGKKISEALCSWQEIINNEQNNDEYKVNTIEIVRKIQNDVVWLNVDFLPLSIGNDNMLGQMLVIRDITNSKNAEKELIETNRILKEANESAEMANRAKTEFLANMSHEIRTPLNLIIGFSDILMEMEVDDSKLHYIEIVNNSGNSLLNLINDVIDFSRIESGKMEINPGKTNLVHILELITNFYEPKAGEKGLVLNLEASNDIPHFVIVDPARLRQILGNLLDNAIKFTNDGEIDLKVETGNVPDKTNKMNITFSIQDTGIGIADKDKSTIFESFSQIDGSISRKYGGTGLGITIVSRLLELMGSELELKSEPGKGSTFYFTLTLPFEE, from the coding sequence ATGTATCTGAATTACTATGCACTTCCACTACTGGCTTTGGCGTTTATACTCTGTATAATGCTATACCAGATCAGAAAGTATAGAGATGCATTTGGTACTACTTCATTCTCGCTGTTGTTGGTCTGCAGTATAATTTATTCATTTTTTTATGCACTTGAAATATCCACTATTAATTATGATACCGCCCTGATATATTATAAACTACAATATACAGGAGTTCCGTTCATTCCTTATTTTTTCCTTATATTTGCAATCAACTACACTGGAAAAAAAAGATGGTTGAATACATCAACGCTCATTGCATTGATAATAATTCCTTTTATTACCATGATTCTTGTTTTTACCATCGGAGAGCATACTTTCTACTATAAGGAACTGGTCATGAGACATAATGGAATATTTCCTGCATTAACATTTGAACCTGGAGTATGGCATTTCGTTCAGCAGGCCTACAATTTCTCCTGTATAATCATAGGACAGATCCTTTTACTAAAAATGTGGTTGGAAGTAACTCCTGCTTTAAGAAAACAGGTAAGTGTTGTGATCATAGGAGTAATTGTTCCTTTTGTATCACTTATCTTTTATCATTTCGGAATATTTCCTCCGGGATTGGACCTGATGCCTTATTCACTTACCTTTACTTCGTTGTTGATATACATTGGATTGACAAGGTACAAATTACTGGATATAACACCCATGGCACGTAGTGCTCTTTTTGAGAAATTGCCAGATGGAGTAATAGTAATTGATGATATGAAACGAATAGTTGATTGTAACAGTTCTGCTATGAAATATCTGGACATTAAGTCCAAAGATATTGGTAAAAAAATCTCAGAAGCATTGTGTTCATGGCAGGAGATCATTAACAATGAACAAAATAATGACGAATATAAGGTAAATACCATCGAAATTGTGAGAAAAATACAGAACGATGTTGTATGGCTCAATGTTGATTTCCTACCGCTTAGCATAGGAAATGATAACATGCTCGGACAAATGCTCGTAATCAGGGACATCACTAATAGTAAAAATGCAGAAAAAGAGCTGATTGAAACAAACAGGATATTAAAAGAAGCAAATGAAAGTGCTGAAATGGCAAATCGTGCCAAAACAGAATTCCTTGCTAATATGAGTCATGAAATACGCACACCTTTAAATTTAATAATCGGTTTTTCGGATATTTTGATGGAAATGGAAGTAGATGATTCAAAATTACACTATATTGAAATAGTAAATAACTCCGGAAATTCGTTATTGAACCTGATAAATGATGTTATCGATTTTTCACGAATAGAGTCTGGAAAAATGGAAATTAATCCTGGAAAGACAAATCTGGTTCACATACTTGAATTAATCACAAACTTTTATGAGCCAAAAGCCGGCGAAAAGGGACTTGTTCTAAACTTAGAAGCATCAAATGATATTCCACATTTTGTAATTGTAGATCCTGCCAGATTAAGACAGATCCTGGGAAACTTGTTAGATAATGCTATTAAATTTACAAATGACGGAGAGATAGATCTTAAAGTTGAAACTGGCAACGTTCCTGACAAAACAAATAAAATGAATATCACATTTTCAATTCAGGATACAGGAATAGGAATTGCAGATAAAGATAAATCCACTATATTTGAATCCTTTTCACAGATAGACGGTTCTATTTCCCGAAAATATGGTGGTACTGGATTAGGAATTACAATAGTCAGCAGACTTCTTGAACTAATGGGATCTGAACTAGAACTAAAAAGTGAACCTGGTAAGGGGAGCACATTCTATTTTACACTGACCCTGCCGTTTGAAGAATAA
- a CDS encoding histidine kinase N-terminal 7TM domain-containing protein, with protein sequence MYLNYYALPLIALVIILSTVLFHVRKHKETSGTTCFSFMLLATIIYSVFYALEISSESFDTALIFYKLEYLGIPFIPAFLLTFSVKYTGKKHWLTAPVIVSLFSVPLITMILVFTTGQHTLYHKNLMLSANTIFPALTFEPGIWYAVQEFYNVLCIMFSILLFLKMWLEVIPTLRKQITMVMAGALIPFMVLLLYIAGFFPHGLDPIPYSLAFCGLMIYAGLTRYKLLDIAPMARSALFDKIPDGVIILDQIQRIVDCNGSAKQFMGISSGDIGKYIDDLMECWPELEISRENTYEKNSIEVMRSNNGKEVWLKIDFLPMLSDDQLIIGQMIILRDITESKKAEEILLQTNRDLEEATARAQFMTAQAEMANRAKSEFLANMSHEIRTPLNGIIGFSDILMQTELSDKQNHYMQTVYTSANSLLDIINDVLDFSKIEAGKLELDPERTEIVELLAMITDIVKYRAQEKGLKLKLTIPENTPRHVIVDHLRLRQILVNLLSNAIKFTEYGEIELKVETKPALENDNECGFIFSVRDTGIGIGEENKERIFESFSQADGSITRKYGGTGLGLTISNSLLEMMGSELELESKLGKGSTFYFSVNLPVEDEENKNHAKGCHNVSRPCSRDKKCSILVAEDNDTNMELACIIISGFLPEANILKAENGTEAVRLFLKGKKNDQEEIDLILMDVQMPEMNGHDASIMIRGIEKDIGGHVPIVALTASAFSREKELCFQSGMDDYITKPVVSEVVHEILNKWLYSENTMMTEDVSDTDDTIECPVSEKEEEPAHFDKVKLMNTIAGDDETYRRLSSMALRSITSNLEEIIGKFTEADLQGVKETAHRMKGVSLNMGFNILATMAKELEDSVENHVENIPEMLDIIENEIEVIRFEIKKHIDTPEKN encoded by the coding sequence ATGTACCTCAATTACTATGCGTTACCTCTGATAGCACTGGTGATAATTCTCAGTACTGTATTGTTCCACGTAAGAAAACATAAGGAAACGAGTGGAACTACCTGCTTCTCATTTATGTTACTGGCAACTATAATCTATTCTGTATTTTACGCATTGGAGATATCATCAGAAAGCTTTGACACGGCACTGATCTTCTATAAGCTAGAATATCTGGGAATTCCTTTTATCCCTGCTTTCCTGCTTACATTCTCTGTAAAATATACAGGCAAAAAGCACTGGTTAACAGCACCTGTGATAGTGTCCTTATTCTCCGTGCCCCTGATAACGATGATCCTTGTGTTCACAACAGGCCAGCACACACTTTATCATAAGAACCTGATGCTGAGCGCAAATACCATCTTTCCGGCCCTGACCTTTGAACCAGGCATATGGTATGCTGTCCAGGAGTTCTACAACGTGCTCTGCATAATGTTCAGTATCCTGCTTTTCTTAAAGATGTGGCTGGAAGTGATACCAACCCTCAGAAAACAGATCACAATGGTGATGGCTGGAGCACTTATACCTTTCATGGTGCTCCTCCTCTATATAGCAGGGTTTTTCCCTCATGGTCTCGATCCTATCCCATATTCTCTTGCATTCTGCGGACTTATGATATATGCAGGACTTACACGTTACAAACTACTGGACATTGCACCTATGGCTCGCAGTGCACTTTTTGATAAAATACCAGATGGTGTAATCATTCTTGACCAGATACAGAGAATTGTAGATTGCAACGGATCTGCTAAACAGTTCATGGGAATATCATCAGGAGACATTGGCAAGTATATTGATGACCTGATGGAATGCTGGCCAGAGCTTGAAATCTCCAGAGAGAACACATATGAAAAGAATAGTATCGAAGTAATGCGGAGTAATAATGGAAAAGAAGTCTGGCTGAAGATAGATTTCCTCCCCATGTTAAGTGATGACCAGCTCATTATCGGGCAAATGATCATCCTGAGGGATATCACAGAAAGCAAAAAGGCAGAGGAGATCTTACTTCAGACCAACAGGGATCTTGAGGAAGCCACTGCCAGAGCTCAGTTTATGACTGCACAGGCAGAGATGGCAAACCGTGCAAAAAGTGAGTTCCTTGCTAATATGAGCCACGAGATACGCACACCACTAAATGGTATTATTGGTTTTTCAGATATTCTCATGCAGACTGAACTAAGTGATAAACAGAATCACTATATGCAAACAGTATACACATCTGCGAACTCACTTCTTGATATCATCAATGATGTCCTTGACTTTTCAAAGATAGAAGCAGGAAAGCTTGAACTTGATCCGGAGAGAACGGAAATTGTGGAGCTTCTTGCCATGATTACGGATATAGTCAAATATCGTGCACAGGAAAAAGGACTCAAACTTAAGCTTACAATCCCTGAGAATACACCACGGCATGTCATCGTTGACCATCTGAGATTACGCCAGATACTTGTGAATCTCCTGAGTAATGCTATCAAGTTTACAGAATATGGAGAGATCGAGCTAAAAGTTGAAACTAAACCTGCCCTGGAAAATGATAATGAATGCGGTTTCATCTTTTCTGTGAGAGATACCGGAATAGGTATTGGAGAAGAGAACAAGGAGCGTATCTTCGAATCTTTTTCACAGGCAGACGGTTCCATCACACGTAAGTACGGCGGAACCGGGCTTGGGCTTACAATATCCAACAGTCTCCTGGAAATGATGGGATCTGAACTTGAGCTTGAAAGTAAACTTGGAAAAGGAAGCACCTTTTATTTCAGTGTGAATCTGCCTGTTGAAGACGAAGAGAACAAAAATCATGCAAAGGGTTGCCACAATGTTTCCAGGCCATGCAGCAGGGATAAGAAATGTTCCATACTTGTTGCAGAAGACAATGATACAAACATGGAACTTGCATGTATTATAATTTCAGGATTCCTGCCTGAAGCTAATATCCTCAAAGCTGAGAACGGAACAGAAGCAGTAAGATTATTCCTGAAAGGAAAGAAAAATGATCAGGAGGAAATAGATCTTATTTTGATGGATGTGCAGATGCCTGAAATGAACGGACATGACGCTTCCATAATGATAAGAGGTATCGAAAAAGATATTGGCGGACATGTCCCTATTGTTGCATTGACAGCCAGTGCTTTTAGCAGGGAAAAAGAACTGTGTTTCCAGTCAGGCATGGACGATTATATTACAAAACCCGTGGTTTCTGAGGTGGTACATGAAATCCTTAACAAATGGCTTTACAGTGAAAATACCATGATGACTGAGGACGTTAGTGATACCGATGATACTATTGAATGTCCTGTCTCTGAAAAAGAGGAGGAACCTGCCCACTTTGATAAAGTAAAGCTTATGAACACCATTGCAGGTGATGACGAGACTTACCGGAGATTGAGTTCCATGGCACTGAGGTCCATCACTTCTAATCTGGAAGAGATCATTGGTAAGTTCACAGAAGCCGATCTTCAAGGAGTGAAGGAAACTGCTCACAGGATGAAGGGTGTTTCACTTAATATGGGATTCAATATTCTGGCAACAATGGCAAAGGAACTGGAAGATTCTGTAGAGAATCACGTAGAGAATATTCCTGAAATGCTGGATATTATAGAAAACGAGATCGAAGTGATTAGATTTGAGATTAAAAAGCATATAGATACACCTGAAAAGAATTAG